A single Cottoperca gobio chromosome 7, fCotGob3.1, whole genome shotgun sequence DNA region contains:
- the nup210 gene encoding nuclear pore membrane glycoprotein 210 — translation MISLKSSVLVLLLLITIILVNGSSKLNIPKVLLPLARSTRLNFTLETTEGCYRWSSTRPDVASIQAVDEESGRGCSRRAVLQALSNQHSRLTSIILAEDVVTGQVLRCDAIVDIISEIQIVSTTRELHLEDSPLALKIHALDSEGNTFSTLAGLVFDWTLVKDVDVNGFSDSYNSLRVLKFSESTYTPPGYISEMERVGKQGDIILVSGLKTGHAKLKAKIQESLYKDVGAAEVKLLILENILLTPAHDVYLLAGTSIRYKVLKIRQGTITELSMPCDQYELHLPNSVIGTNGNPDVAVASLDQSISTVTAIQLGHVNVVLDHKSLRMQGVSRLPNSTLYVVEPGYLGFKIQPGDSWVLETGRVYNIGIEVFDKSGNKIYLSDNVRIGTGFPSEYFELLESSLNGSYHRVKALKEGLTLIDATLTAVVDETGNVHALANPVHNEQDVEIYNPIVLTPSILTFPWQPKVGAYQYTIKATGGSGNFSWSSSNTAVATVTVKGVMTTVSDIGVSVVYAHDLRNPLHFGQMKVYVVEPVAMDFAPCPVEATIGLVLDLPLRIFGLLEEVEKERVMLSDCSHFDLQVEAENDGVFQLLNGRLALGQEHCSGVRAEALAPGYTVLTVSYTHGNVHLSAKITIAAYLPLRAIDPVSVAVVTLGSSKDMLFEGGPRPWVLEPSKFFCNLSAEDEGSVSLTLTSPSSHNYNQHWVRATCRALGEQVLEVLVGNKASVTNPYPAVEPAVVKFVCAPPSRLTLVPVYSSPQLDLTCPLLQQNKQVVPVSNYRNPILDLAAFDQQGRKFDNFSSLSMLWESSMESLASIEPTLPMELEPLEDANKQMKLHGRQTVLVHHQTGIAAITVTALGYQGLHLVAAKVPSPYDPLTPVSATLELLLVEDVKVSPETVTIYNHPDVRANLALREGSGHFFVNTSVKGIANVRFQETQGTAQVSPVHPGEVIVMVHDLCLAFPAPAKATVHVSDILEVYVRVVDKVEIGKSVRAYVRVLDDNKKPFPVSSFHFMNLKLKAASAIVSLKPLPQSTENDTAVFVVKGASIGQTTLSAVVVDKNGRKIASAPQQIEVFPPFKLIPRKMTLLIGTMMQITSEGGPQPQSNILFSISNEEKASVNGMGHVRGVTVGNVTVTGLVQAVDAETGKLVVVSQDQVEVEVVQLTAIRIRAPITRMKTKAQMPVYVMGLTNSQTPFSFGNAVPGLTFTWSTTKRDILDVQPRHIEANVAPRAEHNFGMRVTGRTRGRTGLKVVLRVTDPEALQLVGNLQELTDEIQIQVYDKLHMLNPEVEAGELLMAPNSALKLQTSRDGVGALSYRMLDCPDQVVIAQVDDKGFLFSGSLTGISSLLITSQETFGVNQTLILSLKVVPVSYVRFSTSPGLYTHTRESLKAFPLGIVLTFTVHFHASTGEALHSSNSQLTFSTNRDDLVQVGIGPGNHTLTVRTINVGLTLLAVWDTDNVGVADYVPLPVEHAIHPDEAHRLVVGDVVCLSAPLTSAEGGHGTWSSSADGVLQVDPKSGAAVARDSGAVTVYYEIPGVLKTYREVVVEAAIRTTAMAQAAPVRIGKETKVLLTTRGRGTNLIGTCSSAQTEAISQLQPETSVSCHLSFTSDAIDFSANDVFKTHTSFDSSIGSYTCSITLEPMTEQQSRVLSMSMTNLLVSAGLEGSALSGEQVSARLPIEPGLYSDQTELLLSNLHPSAELSVYGPTASLSNMEVVCTSPNIAVQENEVQHGVPSVSKYTVSAVDPQAAVSASISISSPSCGHSIVIPVTLIHVADPNAAKLAAVPPVVTVETGHSLHSFINCYQMMFFTLFALLAGTAIIIIVLHSVFSPREQAYHRAFIQRTPPPISGLDSPVVNSFNRTIPRMDPNSSPRSRLYSPDYKS, via the exons AGGCTGCTCCCGGAGAGCTGTTCTCCAGGCTCTCTCCAACCAGCACTCCAGACTGACCAGCATCATTCTGGCTGAAGATGTTG TTACAGGACAGGTACTGCGTTGTGACGCCATTGTCGACATCATCAGTGAGATCCAGATAGTGTCGACCACCAGAGAGCTACACCTTGAGGACTCGCCGCTGGCACTCAAAATTCATGCACTGGACTCTGAAG GAAACACCTTCAGCACCCTCGCCGGTCTAGTGTTTGACTGGACCTTAGTGAAAGATGTAGATGTGAATGGATTCTCTGACTCTTACAATTCTTTACG GGTACTTAAATTCTCAGAGTCCACCTACACTCCCCCTGGGTACATATCTGAAATGGAGCGTGTTGGGAAACAGGGCGATATTATTTTGGTATCGGGACTGAAAACAGGACATGCTAAATTAAAGGCCAAAATACAAGAGTCGTTGTATAAG GATGTGGGCGCTGCAGAGGTGAAGCTGCTGATTCTAGAGAACATCCTGCTGACGCCTGCACATGATGTCTACTTGCTGGCGGGAACTTCCATCCGATACAAAGTCCTGAAGATAAGACAGGGCACCATCACAG AGCTCTCGATGCCGTGTGATCAGTATGAGCTGCACCTTCCGAACAGTGTGATTGGCACTAATGGGAACCCAGACGTTGCTGTGGCCAGTCTGGATCAAAGCATTTCCACAGTTACAGCAATTCAACTTGGACACGTCAATGTGGTGCTGGATCACAAAA GCCTTCGAATGCAAGGAGTGTCTCGCCTACCAAACAGCACTCTCTATGTGGTTGAACCAGGCTACCTag gtTTTAAAATTCAACCAGGAGACAGCTGGGTTCTCGAAACGGGCAGAGTATATAATATTGGCattgaagtttttgacaaaTCCGGCAACAAAATTTACCTCTCTGAC AATGTCCGTATTGGCACTGGTTTCCCCTCGGAGTACTTTGAACTCCTGGAGTCTTCTCTGAATGGATCGTATCATCGTGTCAAAGCGCTCAAAGAAGGTCTCACTCTCATTGATGCCACCCTAACAGCTGTTGTGGATGAA ACTGGAAATGTCCACGCACTCGCCAACCCAGTCCACAATGAACAGGATGTAGAAATCTATAACCCTATAGTTCTTACTCCCAGTATTCTGACATTTCCATGGCAGCCCAAGGTGGGAGCTTATCAGTACACAATAAAG GCGACAGGAGGGAGTGGAAATTTCAGCTGGTCTTCCTCCAACACAGCTGTGGCCACGGTGACGGTGAAGGGAGTGATGACGACAGTCAGTGACATTGGCGTCAGTGTAGTTTATGCTCATGATCTACGCAACCCACTACACTTTGGCCAGATGAAG GTGTATGTCGTTGAGCCCGTGGCTATGGACTTCGCTCCTTGCCCCGTAGAGGCCACGATCGGCTTGGTTCTGGATCTGCCGCTCAGGATCTTCGGCCtcctggaggaggtggagaaagagCGGGTCATGTTAAGCGACTGCTCCCACTTTGACCTGCAGGTTGAGGCAGAGAACGATGGCGTCTTCCAGCTACTGAACG GGAGGCTGGCTCTGGGCCAGGAGCACTGCAGTGGGGTGAGAGCCGAGGCCCTGGCCCCTGGGTACACCGTGCTTACTGTGAGCTACACACACGGCAATGTGCATCTCAGCGCCAAGATCACCATCGCTGCCTATCTTCCTCTCAGA GCGATCGACCCTGTGTCCGTGGCCGTGGTGACTCTGGGATCGTCTAAAGACATGTTGTTTGAGGGCGGGCCACGGCCTTGGGTTTTAGAGCCCTCAAAGTTCTTCTGCAACCTGAGCGCTGAGGATGAAGGCAGCGTGAGCCTTACTCTCACCAGTCCCTCATCTCACAACTATAACCAGCACTGGGTCAGAGCAACCTGCAGGGCACTGGGAGAACAG GTGCTGGAGGTGTTGGTGGGAAATAAGGCCAGCGTGACCAATCCTTATCCCGCTGTGGAGCCGGCCGTGGTCAAATTTGTATGTGCGCCCCCGTCTCGCCTCACCCTGGTCCCTGTATACAGCAGCCCACAGCTGGACCTGACCTGCCCGCTGCTGCAGCAGAACAAacaagtg gtaCCTGTTTCAAATTACCGTAATCCCATTTTGGACTTGGCTGCTTTTGATCAGCAAGGAAGGAAGTTTGACAACTTCAGCTCTCTGAGCATGTTGTGGGAATCGAGCATGGAGTCGCTGGCCAGCATTGAACCCACTCTGCCCATGGAGCTGGAGCCGTTGGAGGATGCCAACAAACAGATGAAACTTCATG GACGACAGACAGTTCTTGTACACCATCAAACGGGCATCGCTGCCATCACAGTGACAGCTCTGGGTTACCAGGGTTTACATCTCGTAGCGGCAAAAGTTCCCAGTCCA TATGACCCCTTGACCCCTGTCTCGGCCACTCTGGAGCTGCTATTGGTTGAAGATGTGAAGGTTTCCCCTGAAACGGTCACTATATACAACCACCCGGATGTGCGG GCGAACTTGGCCCTGCGAGAAGGTTCGGGGCACTTCTTCGTCAATACCAGTGTTAAAGGAATAGCGAACGTGCGATTCCAAGAGACCCAAGGAACAGCGCAG GTCTCTCCCGTGCACCCAGGGGAGGTCATAGTGATGGTTCACGATCTTTGTCTGGCATTTCCAGCACCTGCCAAAGCCACAGTACATGTTTCTGACATCCTGGAGGTTTATGTGAGAGTGGTTGACAAG GTGGAGATTGGCAAGTCTGTGAGAGCTTATGTCCGAGTCTTGGATGATAACAAGAAGCCTTTCCCAGTCAGCTCTTTCCATTTCATGAATCTTAAACTCAAGGCAGCGTCTGCGATCGTCTCTCTGAA accaTTACCGCAGTCCACAGAAAATGATACAGCTGTGTTCGTGGTGAAAGGTGCTTCTATCGGTCAGACCACTTTGTCAGCTGTTGTTGTGGATAAAAATGGGAGAAAGATTGCATCCGCACCTCAGCAAATTGAG GTATTTCCACCGTTCAAACTCATCCCAAGGAAAATGACTCTGTTAATTGGAACAATGATGCAG ATCACATCTGAGGGCGGCCCGCAGCCTCAGTCCAATATCCTTTTCTCCATTTCCAATGAGGAAAAAGCTTCTGTTAATGGCATGGGCCATGTGAGGGGGGTTACCGTCGGTAATGTCACTGTGACTGGACTGGTCCAAGCTGTGGATGCTGAGACTGGGAAGCTAGTCGTTGTGtctcag GATCAAGTAGAAGTCGAGGTTGTGCAGTTGACAGCCATTCGAATCAGAGCACCCATCACAAGAATGAAGACAAAAGCACAG ATGCCTGTATATGTGATGGGTCTGACCAATAGTCAAACACCCTTCTCTTTTGGAAATGCCGTACCCGGCCTCACCTTCACGTGGTCCACCACCAAGAGAGACATCCTGGATGTCCAGCCAAGACACATAGAG GCTAACGTGGCGCCCAGAGCAGAGCACAACTTTGGCATGAGGGTGACCGGAAGAACGCGAGGGCGGACAGGGCTGAAGGTGGTGCTCAGAGTTACTGACCCCGAAGCTTTGCAGCTGGTGGGGAATCTGCAGGAGCTCACAGATGAGATCCAGATCCAG GTCTATGACAAGCTACACATGCTGAATCCTGAAGTAGAGGCTGGGGAGTTATTGATGGCTCCCAACTCAGCCCTCAAACTCCAAACTAGCAG AGATGGGGTGGGTGCACTCTCTTACCGGATGCTGGATTGCCCCGACCAGGTTGTTATCGCTCAAGTGGATGATAagggcttcctcttctctggCTCTCTTACTGGCATCTCCTCTCTGCTGATCACCTCCCAAGAGACCTTTGGTGTCAATCAAACTCTTATCCTCTCTTTGAAG GTGGTGCCTGTGTCCTATGTGCGCTTCAGTACCAGTCCAGGGCTCTACACGCACACCAGAGAAAGCCTGAAAGCCTTCCCCCTGGGCATAGTGCTCACCTTCACTGTCCACTTTCATGCCAGCACTGGAGAGGCTCTACACAGCTCCAACTCCCAGCTCACGTTTTCCACAAACAG AGATGACCTGGTGCAGGTGGGCATTGGTCCTGGCAACCACACTCTGACAGTGAGGACCATCAATGTCGGCCTCACTCTTCTTGCCGTGTGGGACACCGACAACGTGGGTGTGGCGGACTACGTTCCACTCCCCGTCGAGCACGCCATTCACCCAGATGAGGCCCACAGACTGGTAGTGGGGGATGTGGTCTGCCTCTCCGCCCCGTTAACCAGCGCAGAAG GGGGTCATGGTACATGGAGCTCCTCAGCTGATGGTGTTCTTCAAGTGGATCCTAAAAGTGGTGCGGCAGTAGCCAGAGACTCCGGGGCAGTTACTGTGTACTACGAGATACCTGGTGTTTTGAAAACGTACAGAGAG GTCGTAGTGGAAGCGGCTATAAGGACGACGGCCATGGCGCAGGCTGCACCTGTCAGGATCGGCAAGGAGACAAAGGTTCTACTTACAACCAGAGGGAGAGGAACCAACCTCATCG GAACCTGTTCATCTGCCCAGACTGAAGCGATTTCTCAGCTGCAGCCAGAAACCTCTGTCAGCTGCCATCTCAGCTTCACCAGTGACGCTATTGACTTCTCTGCAAATGatgtctttaaaacacacaccagCTTTGACTCCAGCATTG GCTCCTACACATGTTCCATAACCTTGGAGCCGATGACCGAGCAACAGAGCCGTGTGCTCAGCATGTCCATGACCAACCTGCTGGTGAGTGCCGGCCTGGAGGGCAGTGCCTTGTCTGGGGAACAAGTGAGCGCCAGGCTGCCCATAGAGCCGGGCCTCTACTCAGACCAGACTGAGCTGCTGCTCTCAAACCTCCACCCATCAGCTGAACTCTCCGTCTACGGCCCCACTGCCTCCCTGTCCAACATGGAG GTGGTGTGTACTTCTCCCAACATTGCTGTCCAAGAGAATGAAGTACAACATGGCGTCCCCAGTGTCTCAAAGTACACCGTCAGTGCTGTGGACCCCCAGGCAGCGGTCTCTGCTTCCATTTCCATAAGCAGCCCCTCCTGCGGCCACAGTATCGTCATCCCAGTCACTCTGATTCACGTGGCTGATCCCAATGCTGCCAAGCTAG CGGCTGTTCCTCCAGTTGTTACCGTGGAGACCGGCCACTCCCTGCACAGCTTCATAAACTGCTACCAGATGATGTTCTTCACCCTGTTCGCTCTGCTGGCCGGTAcagccatcatcatcatcg TCCTCCACTCCGTGTTCAGCCCGAGGGAACAAGCTTACCACCGTGCGTTCATCCAGAGGACACCACCACCCATCTCAG GTTTGGACTCTCCGGTAGTGAATTCCTTCAACCGCACAATACCGAGGATGGACCCAAACAGCAGCCCCAGGTCGCGTCTCTATTCTCCAGACTACAAGTCCTGA